A portion of the Desulfovermiculus halophilus DSM 18834 genome contains these proteins:
- the relB gene encoding type II toxin-antitoxin system RelB family antitoxin has product MSVRLPDEMYERLRSLADRTGRSATYYLREAVVEHLEDLEDVYMAEQTLEYDCTKGQAHN; this is encoded by the coding sequence ATGTCAGTAAGACTCCCAGATGAGATGTACGAAAGGCTGAGATCCCTCGCTGATCGTACAGGACGCAGCGCGACATATTATCTTCGGGAGGCTGTGGTAGAGCACCTGGAAGATTTGGAAGATGTCTACATGGCCGAACAAACACTGGAGTATGATTGTACAAAGGGGCAGGCTCATAATTGA
- a CDS encoding FAD-binding oxidoreductase: MDLYHALSQDMIPITPKLVEIATSCDLCGCCDTQCHFVTGMRPLPVMKALKQLVRDRLQTGTPPTQVDPDPDLEVLQAVLGSRWVTNDPAVLLTYANDPYPLAGMCMPRFVAMPGTKNEVASLVRVALDRDIPYVVRGNGGSVFGFVFSQGLVIDMNRMKGIQIDLENWTAVVEPGVTAFELQQEAVRHGLRANTAEPAATVCGNIVCTGLFSTWANVYGVNADHFVDMEFVDSKGDFFRLNQSKAPNAFCFEHRLKDAPGICTQARVRLHPMTADEEGLIIPFETFEEAAAFARDLSQRRIGLALGVLGGHYLSTFMSPSAELADRVRSGLVQSLGLEYAVLMIGDSYAREAVISMGISVIDQDLFRMLMLGLPRLADGEWLDLVAGLDSEQPPYEILFSPEMRPLLEAVLQPGPETAAQAVEMDLRPFYTKLYARPEMTDMVWLTMFRIVSARMSRHKHMFAFLIYVPLHRVEVITGICTELERIAHDHGIQADFGFLTPLDLGKRAILEYDYYLDHQNPLDAEKIGRARLEFEPYLDGLSASTPGVKWLKYIFSQGCARKEAFLYT; this comes from the coding sequence ATGGATCTGTACCATGCCCTCTCCCAGGACATGATCCCCATCACTCCAAAGCTGGTAGAGATCGCCACATCCTGCGACCTGTGCGGCTGCTGCGACACCCAGTGCCATTTCGTGACTGGAATGCGCCCCCTGCCGGTGATGAAAGCCTTGAAGCAGCTGGTCCGGGACCGGCTTCAAACCGGCACCCCTCCGACACAGGTCGACCCCGATCCGGATCTGGAGGTTTTGCAGGCAGTCCTCGGTTCCAGATGGGTGACCAACGATCCAGCTGTTTTGCTCACCTATGCCAACGACCCTTATCCTTTGGCCGGGATGTGCATGCCCCGCTTTGTGGCCATGCCCGGGACCAAAAATGAAGTCGCATCCCTGGTCCGCGTGGCTCTGGACCGGGATATCCCCTATGTGGTTCGTGGCAACGGGGGCAGCGTCTTTGGCTTTGTCTTCAGTCAGGGTCTGGTCATTGACATGAACCGGATGAAGGGGATCCAGATCGACCTTGAAAACTGGACAGCTGTGGTGGAGCCCGGAGTGACCGCATTTGAGCTGCAGCAGGAGGCTGTCCGGCACGGACTCCGGGCCAACACCGCCGAGCCGGCGGCAACAGTCTGCGGCAACATTGTCTGCACCGGGCTCTTTTCCACCTGGGCCAATGTGTACGGAGTGAACGCCGACCACTTTGTGGACATGGAGTTTGTGGACTCCAAAGGCGATTTCTTCCGGCTGAACCAAAGCAAGGCCCCCAATGCCTTTTGTTTTGAGCACCGGCTCAAAGACGCTCCGGGCATCTGCACTCAGGCCCGGGTCCGCTTGCATCCGATGACTGCAGACGAGGAAGGGCTGATCATCCCCTTTGAGACCTTTGAGGAGGCCGCAGCCTTTGCCCGGGACCTCAGCCAGCGCCGCATCGGGCTGGCCCTGGGTGTCCTCGGCGGCCATTACCTGTCCACCTTCATGTCCCCATCGGCCGAGTTGGCGGACAGGGTCAGATCCGGCCTGGTCCAGAGCCTGGGCCTTGAGTATGCGGTCTTGATGATTGGCGATAGCTATGCCCGGGAAGCGGTTATATCCATGGGTATTAGCGTGATCGATCAAGACCTGTTTCGCATGCTCATGCTCGGTTTGCCCCGTCTGGCCGACGGGGAGTGGCTGGATTTAGTGGCTGGTCTGGACAGCGAACAGCCGCCCTACGAGATCCTTTTCAGCCCGGAGATGCGCCCCCTGCTGGAAGCTGTCCTGCAGCCCGGTCCGGAGACCGCGGCCCAGGCGGTTGAGATGGACCTGCGGCCTTTCTACACAAAGCTGTATGCCCGTCCGGAAATGACCGACATGGTCTGGTTGACCATGTTCCGGATTGTAAGCGCCCGCATGTCCAGACACAAGCACATGTTCGCCTTTCTAATTTACGTTCCCCTGCATCGGGTGGAGGTGATCACCGGGATCTGTACTGAACTTGAACGGATAGCACATGATCATGGTATTCAGGCTGACTTCGGTTTCCTGACCCCCCTGGATCTGGGCAAGCGGGCCATATTGGAGTACGACTATTACCTCGATCATCAAAATCCCCTGGATGCGGAAAAGATCGGCCGGGCCAGACTGGAATTCGAACCCTATCTGGATGGCTTGAGTGCCTCCACTCCTGGGGTGAAGTGGCTCAAATACATTTTTTCCCAGGGTTGTGCCCGAAAAGAGGCCTTTTTGTATACATGA